The sequence AGCCCGATGCGTACCAGTACTCGGCTTGCAGGGCGTGCGCGCGCGCCAAGCCGATCAACGCCGGGACGTACTCAGCGTCAATCTGCAGTGCGGCTTGAAACTGCTCGGTCGCGGCGGTGAGCGCCGTCGCCGTCCGCTTCTCCAGCAGGTAGCAGCCGCGGCAGTAGTGGGCAAACGCTTCGGCGCCACAGCTCAGCAGCGCGTCGCCGAAGTCTTCGGCAGGCGCGGCTCCTTCGGCAGCGACCGGTCCGACGACGGTAACTGGAGCGACGAAACGATACCCGCGTCCGCGCACGGTCACGACGTAGGCTCGATCTTTTGCGCGCTCGTCGAGCTGCTGCCGCAGCATGTACATGTGCTGCGATAGGTTGCCGTCGCTCAGCGAGGCAGCGGGCCAAAGGTTCGAAGCGATCGTCTCTTTGTCGATGACGTCGCCGTTAGCGTGAATCAGTAAAATCAGCAGCTGCGCGAGACGCTCCGGCAGCGGAATAGTGGTCGCGCCGTGAAAGAGCACCGCTCGCGCTGGATCGAAGCGAAACGATCCGAACGCGTAGACCGGCGAGGTCCGGTTTGGGTTCTTCGCCTCCGCCCGCTCCATCATCAATCCTCAAATGCTCGAAGAAGGGGATTTGTGACAAAGTTCCTCCGGTCAGTGCGATAGGAATCGCGCGCCGGTGACTCGGCTGCAGTCTCGCGACGGGGCCGAGCGACTCTCGAGCGCAATGCACGGCGGCGCTCCAGCGCAGGCACTGCGTTGCCGCCGCAACGAGCGAGAACGCCTCGTGTACTTGCTCGAAGCACGCCCGCACGTAGTGGGCGAACGCGGAGTCCGCGCGGATCACGACCTCGATGGCGGACGCGAGTCGATGGCCGCCCGGCGCGTCGACCTGCCGCTCGAGGACGGCCGCCACCAGTTCGCAGACGGCCGCGCGCTGCGCGGGCGAGTCGGCGATCATCTGGGGAATTATCGCGCAAAGCCGCTCGTACAGGGCAGCAAGCGACGGATCGTCCAACTCGCGAATCTCGACACGCCCGCGAAAAAGACCGGCTGCGGTTAGGGGATCGCCGCTTCGCAACAACCGGGCGAGGGCGATCGAACACCACGCCCGGGCCGTGCGGCGGTCGTTTCCGGCCGACGCAACGCAATGAAGCGCAGCCGCGGCCCGAGCGGCGACTCCGAGAAAACCGAGTCGCTCCGCCCGCGCAAAAACCGCAGTCGCAATCGTTCGGGCGCGAGCGATTCGCCCCGAGTCCAGCGATTGCCAGGCGCGCTGCACCTCCCACGATAGCGCGGTCCACGAGCGTGGAGGCACCTTCGGCACCACCGGCTCGAGCGAACGCACTCCGTCGCGACACGCCTGCAAGGCGAATACCAAGGCCGCCGCACGGTCGCGCTCCGCAGCGGCGCCCGCAGCCGCGGCTTTGCGCGCAAGATCGTCTGCTTCGCCGGCTGCGCCGCCAAGAAGCTCGAGCTTTGCGCGCGCCAACGTTGCGTCGGCGGGAGCCATCGATTCAAGCAGGCCGGTTGCCTCTTCGATTCGGCCGCAGTGCACGTTCGCTTCGGCAAGCGAGGCGAGCGCGGTCCGCCGCCCGGCGCGATCGGGCGCGAGCCGCACGAGGTTTTTCGCGATGCTGCGCATTTCGAGCGAGAGTCCGCGCTCGCGCGCCTCGCAAAAGGCGTGCAGCTCTCGTTGGGACCGGGAATCGTGCCGCGAACCCTGCTCCTCTTCCAAGAACCGTTGCGCGTAGCGCGCGATCGCGCTGACCGCCGCGGCACGCCGGCGCTGAAAGTGCCGCCGCGAGATGCCCGTGCGAGCGGCTAACTCCGCGTTGCTTGAGGTGCGGGCAAAGTCGACGTCGAGAATCGCGCTGCGCAGGCGGGCCGTCTTGGGATCGCTGCCCGGCAGCGCACGCCGTACGATGCGTGCCAAGGCGGCCGTCGAGCATTCGATGCCGGTGCGGCGGCAGAGCGATGCGATCAGCGGCACCGCGGCGAGCGCGCTTTCGTCTTTCGCCCGGTGCAGCATAGTAAAAACGTACCGCTCCGTCGTCGTCGACATGGCAACACGATAACCGGTTGTGCAATGCAGTGTCTTGCGTCGTTGAAAGCCGTTGATGCGAAAGTCGTCCGCTTCGCGCGTACGTCAACGAACATCAAAAGGTCGCGAACCCAGGCTTTCTTAAGGCGAGCAGGGCGTCGTATTCGACGCACCACTCGAACTCTACGCAAGAAGGAATCGTGCAAACAATGAAACGGCAACTCACGCTCCGCTTCACGCGTGCGTCCGTTCTGTTTCTGGCTTTCCTCCTGTTCCAGGAAACGTGGGCACTGGCGGGAGTAACCGGAAATCTCAACGGCATCGTTCGCGACACGGCCGGGGCACCCATCGCGGGAGTAAAGGTCGAGGCGGTTTCGCCGTCCCAGAGCGCGGCCGCCACGACGGATTCAACGGGTCACTTTCTTTTGCTCTCGCTCGTTCCCGATACGTACACGCTCAGCCTAACCAAGGGCGGGTATCAGCCCGTCTCCTTCTCGGGTAACGTCGTGTTCGCAGATCAAACGCAACAAGTCTCGCTGACCCTGACCAAGACGCTGCGGACGATCGGCCGCGTCACGTCGCAGGCGGGGGTATCGCTCGTCAAGTCCGGCGTCGGCGGCGACCTCTACAGCGTAAACTCCGCGCAGGCAGCGGCGGCCGCGGCCCTTGGCGGGGGAGGCAATCTCAACAATGCCTACTCCGCGATGGCGTCGGTACCCGGCGTTCAGACATCGATGACCGGCGCCGGCTGGATGACCAACGCGGCCTACGTGCGCGGACAGAACCAGTACTACACTGGATTCGAGTACGACGGAATCCCGGTGAACCGCGCGTTCGACAACTACAACTCGTCGACCGAATCCACGCTGGGGCTGCAGGAACTTCAAGTCTACACCGGCGGCGGTCCCGCCTCGGTCGCATCGGCGGGCACCTCCGGCTTCATCAACCAGGTCATCAAAACCGGAACGTTCCCCGGGTTCGCGACCGCGAACGTCGGGATCGGCACGCCGCTGTACTACCATCAAGCGCAGTTCGAACTCGCGGGGGCAACGCCGGACCGCACCTTCAGCTACTACATAGGCTTGAGCGGTTACAACTCAGCCTTCGGCATCATCGACAACGATAACGGCGAAAGCTTCATGACGCCGGGCGACTATTTTTCGGGCAACGCCACCGTCGAGAATGCCATCGGCTACGGGTTTGGAAGCAATCAGGTCTTGTCCACGGGCTACACCTGCCTGATCGGGACCTGCCAAGGCGTCAAGCCCGTGTGCCCGCTCTACGGACAAAAGTGGGATCAGCCGGTCGCGACGCTGGGACAGCAGGGCTGCTGGCAGTATTACAACGGTCTCTCAGGCGTGACGTCACAGATCGCCGATCGAGAAAACGTCGTCAACCTGCACATGGGAATCCCCTACAAGAACGGGCTGCGCGACGACGTGCAGCTGCTCTGGAGCGGCTCTGCCGAAAACAACTACGCGTACTTGACTCCCGATGCGGTCGGCCCGGGCAACGGGCAGTTCATCTACTCGCTCTACAATACGAACTATAAGGCGCCGACGTGCGGCCCCGAATCCGTCGCCCCCGGGCTGACGCTCAACGGATGCTCCCGCAACGGGCAGATCATCTCGATGGCGAGCATCCCGTCGTCGATCTTCCCGGCGTGCAACCCGGCGACGGGAGGACCGGAATGCGCACCGACCTATCTCGCGTACGCAGACGGAGTCGCCTATAATCTGCCGTTCGGCACGCCCATCGCCAAGAGCATGTCGTCGATCAAGGCGCCGACCCCGTACTTCGCGCCCGACACGCCCCAGCACGCGTTCGACGGCCCCTTTCCGCTGAACAACCCGGATGTCGACGTCAACCAAAACGACACGGGGATCGTGAAGCTGCAGTACACGCACGCGCTGAGCCAGTCGGCCTACCTGCGAGCGTACGCCTACAGCTTCTACTCGGACTGGCTGGAGAACGCACCGTTCAACGGTGCGACTGGGCAGCTGCTGGTCGGCTTCAACGGCGCCGCCCAATACCAGTTGATAACCCATACCGCGGGCGGCGCGCTGGATTTTCAAGACCAGCTCAACGATCAGAACCTTTTGACGCTAAACGGTAACTACACGACCGCCGGCGTCAGCCGCCTCAATAACAACTCGGCGATCGCAGGCGTCGAGGATTCGCCGATCGGGTACATGACGGCCGGTGCGGGGGGACAGTACACCTGCTACGACCCGACAAAAGGGACGCCAGAAGCTTGCGTCCTCGGCACGAGCGGCGAGAACAACGACTATTACGACACGAATCTCAAGGGCAAAGCCTCCGGCAAGCGCTTTAATTGCGCGCTAAAATCCGTCCCGCAGTGCTTTGTGACGCCGACGTGGAGCAGCACCGCGACGGCCGGCCCGACCGGTTTCGGCGGACCCGCAGGCGCCACGTGGGACAGCCTCTGGAGCGGAAATATTACGGGTTCGCTCAATGAGGTTCAACCGCGCTTTACCAATGCTTCGCTCAGCGACCAGTTTCGCCCGAACGACAAGTTCTTGGTCAACGCCTCCGTACGGTACGACAACTTCACCTACAACTTGCCCGACTCGTTGACCCCGGGCGACTCGTTCTATGCCGGAATGACCGCAAACTACACGTGCGTGTTCGCCGCTACCAACCAGGTCCTAACGATCCCACTCCAGTCGGGCGAGTTTCCGCCGGCGCCGGCGCAGTTCGTCAACGGAAACTGCAATCAAGCGGCGGCGGCCCTTCACCCTTCGGGCCCCCACACCGGCTGGGTTCACCCCAACGGAACGACGCAAAACGGCGTCGCTGCACCGAACTTCTCGGCGGCTTCTCCGGCATCGTATTCGCTGGACTATTGGGAACCGAGAATCTCGGCCACGTACACGCAATCGCCCGACACCGTTTGGCGCTTCTCGGCGGGCCGCTTCACGCAGCCGCCGATTACGGCGTCGGTACAGTACCTAAGCCCGTCGGGCGACGAACGCTCGGTATGGAACAATACGATGAACCTCGGTTTTTATTCACCGTTCCATCCCATTCCGGGCGTCTCGTCGGCGCAGTACGACGCGTCCCTCGAGCACCATTTCCGTAACACCGACGTGAGCCTCAAGCTAACGCCCTTCTACACTTGGGTCAACGACTGGCAGCAGCAGACGTTCATCGGTGCCGGCTTCGTAACCCAGGTTCCGGTCGGCGTTAATCGCGTCTACGGCGCCGAGTTTCAGCTGAACAAAGGTGACTTCAGCCGAGACGGATTCTCGGGGCAGATCGCCTTCACGTACACCAACTCGAAGGTTCAGTTTCAAAACGTCCCGTTGGCTACCGGCGGCGTCATCCCGAATACGACGATCGCTCTGAACCAAGTGATCTCACAATACAACGCCCTGACCAAGGCCGGCGGCGGCAGCCCGTGTTATCAGGGGGGTAAGCCGGTCCCGTGCAACACCGCGAACGGCAAGGTGGCCGCCGGTTTCGACACGGTTCTCAATCCGTATTACAAGCAGCCGCAGCAGGGTTTGATCGACCCCAACGGATGGTACAATCCGTACTCGACCGCGGTCGCTCCGAATCTCAATGGCGCGGTGATCAGCTATATCTCCCCCGAGGTCGCCTCGGTGATTCTCAACTACCGCAAGCACAAGCTCGCGGTAACGCCGAGCCTCTCGTTCCAATCGGGCGGCTACTACGGCAGCCCGCTCGACATCGAAGGGCTCGATCCGCGCACCTGCACGCTCAACTCGGCGTCGACCGGAATTACGAAGCTTTCGCCCAAAACGAATCCCTTGCAGTGCAACTACCTCACGACGACCTCAGCTGGAAGCGGAGCGTTCGGCTACCTCTACATTCCCGATCCTCAAACGGGAAGCTTCGGGTTCGGGTCGTACCAGAATCCGAACTTCCTCGTCGGCAACTTGCAAGTCACCTACGACCTCACGCCGAAGATTCGGCTGATGGTGCTCGGCACGAATCTCTTCCACGCGTGCTTCGGAGGCTCGTCGGAGCCCTGGACCTCGTACTATCCGGCGGGCGGCAACATCTGCGGATACACTCCGGCAGGCAGCTCGCTCAATAGCACCCTCTATCCCAGCAACTTCTACAACGGCACCGGGATCAACGACTTTGCGGCCAACAAAGCTCGCACGCCGGCCGCATTTCAGCAAAGCTATCTGCCGACGTTGGGAAACAATGGCGCCATCGGAGGCGTTCTGCAGCCCTTCAACATCTACCTCAACGCCCAGGTGAAAATCTAGGAAAGGGCTCTGCGTGCGCACAGCGCTCGTGGTTGCGGCAGTGATAGCCGCCTTCGCGCCGGGACCGTGGCAGGTCGGCCTCGGCGCGGAGCCTCCCTCCCTGCAAAGCTTTGACGGCGGCGCCGGCTGGATAAACAGCCCACCGCTCGATGCCGCGCAACTTCGCGGAAAGATCGTTCTCGTCGACTTTTGGGAGTACACCTGTCTCAACTGTCTTCGCACGCTGCCGTATCTGCGAGAGTGGTATCGGCGCTATCACGACGACGGCTTCGTGATCGTCGGCGTACACACGCCCGAGTTCCGCTTCTCCGGGGAACACGCCAACGTCGCCGCCGCGGTGAAACGTTTGAACGTCGATTGGCCGGTCGTACTCGACGACTCGTTCGCGATCTGGAAGCGCTACGGCAACACCATCTGGCCACACGAGTACCTCTACGGCCGTAACGGCCAGCTCGTAGAGAGTTTCGAAGGTGAGGGCGGTTATCAGGACACCGAGGCTCGCATTCAAGCACTCCTTCGCAGCGATCAGGCGGTTCGCAAGCTTCCGCCGATCATGGCGCTGCTGCCGCAGGACAGCTACGACAAGGCCGGTGCCGTCTGCTATCCGCATACGCCGGAGCTCTTGGTCGGGCATCAGAACATCGCCGACGCGACCGCGCAGAACGATCCCTCGCGCGACACGAATTACTCGCCGAGCGGCGCCGGCCCGCGCGACGGCGCGATCGAGCTTCAGGGATACTGGCACCTCTCGCCGCAGGCCGCCGTCTCCGGAGAGAGCGGCGGGTACTTGGCGCTGCGCTATCATGCGATCCAACTAGTCGCCGTCTTAAAACCCGAACGCGGGGGGAACACGCGCGTGGAGGTCACGTAGGACGGAAAGCCGGTGCCGAAGGAAGACGCCGGAAAAGACCTCCGCTACGACCCCGGCGGATCGTACGTCACAGTAGACGCGCCTCGAGCGTACGACATTATCATGAATGCTCGATACGGCCAGCACGAGATCAGGCTCGCGCCGAAGGGCGAAGGTGTCGGCTTTTACGACTTCGCCTTCGAATCGTGCGAGATTCCGAAGGGCGCGCCGCCCGGATGAGCGCCCGCTCCGTTGGGATCGGCGCCCTCGCCGGCCTGTGCGGCGCGGTTCTCATCGACCTCTATCTCGTAATTAGCGAGCCTTGGGTTGCCAAGCACGTGACCGCGCTGCTCGTCATGCAGTGGGATGCGTCCAACGCCTTAGGCGCGGCCGCGTACCGCGGGGGCTGGGCGACGGCCGCGCTGGGGACGCTGATGCATTTTGCCGTCAGCATCGTCTGGGGCATACTCTTCGTCTTTGCGGCCCTGCGCATCCGTGGGCTGCAAAAGCACGCGCTGACCGCGGGGATCGCTCTCGGAGTCGTGGCGATGGGGGTGATGCGTTTGCTCATTCACTTCGGACACGCGCTCGTGCGGCCGTTTCCCTCGCCAGGAGTCTTCCTCTACATCCTCGTCGCGCACGTCGTCTTCTTCGGCATCCCCGTCGCGCTGGTCGCGACGAACCTGCTGCCCCAACGGCCCCAGATTCGAAAGATTCGCGTTTAGGGAGACAGTCCTAGGAGGCCGGCAATGAGGCGGCGATCGCCTCGAGCGTCTCCTCGACGTCTACTTGCCCGTGCGCGGTGGAGACGAACATCACTTCGTTCTGCGAAGGCGGCAAGAGAACGCCGCGCTCGAGCATCGCGGCGCAATAGGCCGCGTATGCCTGCCGATTCGAACGGCGCGCATCGTCGAAGTCGCGCGACGGCGCACCCGCGCGAAACTTGAAGTCGACGACTGAATCGAGCTGCAACACCGCGTACGGGAGGCCGCGCTGTGCGAAGATGGTGCGGATACCGTCGGCGAGGCGGCCTGCGACCCCGCTCATCTGCGTGTAGTATTCGGGATGGGTCTCGAGCAGATCGAGTACGCGATGCGCCATCGCCACCCCAAACGGATTGCCGCCGTGCGTACCGCCGGTGAACGCGGAGCCGTGGGGCGCGAGCGCTTCCATCACGTCCCTGCGGCCGCCGAACGCGGCAATGGGAACGCCGCCGCCCATGATCTTACCAAGCGCCGTCAGGTCGGGAACGATTCCCGTGCGCCCCTGCGCGCCTCCCAATCCGAAGCGAAGCCAGGTTATGACTTCATCGAAAATCAGCAGCGCGCCGATCTCGGTCGCACGCCGCCGCAGCCCTTCGAGGAAGCCCTCAGCCGGAAGTACGAGGCCCATGTTCGCGGCGATCGGTTCGACGACGATCGCCGCGAGCACGCCGCGCGCCTTTTCGAGGCGTTCGTCGACGGAGTCGAGGTCGTTGTATCTCGCAACGAGCACGTCGCCGGATACGCCTTGCGGAATTCCGCTGCGCGCGCTCGCCAGACCCGCCGACGCTCCCGCATCGAGCAGCGCGAGGTCGAAGTGCCCGTGGTAGTTCCCGGCGAACTTGAGCACGTGCGAGCGGCCCGTGTACGCGCGCGCGACGCGAACCGCGCTCATCATCGCTTCGGTGCCGGACGTGACGAAGCGCAGGCGCTGCATCGAGGGCAGGTGGCCTCTGACGCGCTGCGCGAGATGAATCTCTTGGGGATGAGTCGTCCCCCAAACCAAGCCGCCGGCAGCGAGCGCGTCGAGCCCTTGGACCAGCGCCGGATGCGTGTGGCCGAAGAGCAGCGGGCCATACGCCATGACATAGTCGATGTACCGCCGCCCGGCTTCGTCGAAGGCATAGGCGCCGCGTGCCGAGTTCTGGACGAACATGGGAAGGCCAACTCCCCACCCCGAACGGACCGGCGAATCGCAGCCGCCGGCGAGCACGTCGAGAGCGCGATCGATCGACCCTTGCATACCCCGCCGCCGTTCGCAGGTTCAACCAAGAAGCCATGCCCGAACTTCAGATCGCCGCGCAGACCAATATCAAAGAGCTGGTGGCGCACTGGCCGCTCGCCGCCGAGGTTTTGACCGCCTTCGGTTTGGGCTGCAGCGGTTGCGGCGTGAGCAAATATGAGACGGTCGAGCAGGGAGCGCGCGCCCACGGCCTACGCGTAGAGCCGGTTCTCGCCGCCCTGCAGGAGGCTCGCCGTTCGGGCGGCGTGCCGCCGATCCCGGCGGATGCGCGTCGCCCGGCCGCGCGCGCCCCCGGAGCATTTGCGGGACGAACGAAGATCGCGCACACGATACCGATCATGTCGGGAAAGGGCGGCGTCGGCAAGTCGCTGGTCACCGCACTGCTCGCGATCGGCTTGCGGCGAAAGCACTTCCGCGTCGGCATCCTCGACGCCGACATCACCGGACCTTCGATCCCGCGCCTCTTCGGGTTGCACGAACCCCTGGACATCCAGCCCGACCCGGTCAAAACGACGCCGCAGGGCCAGCCGCAGCCGCTGATGTCGCCGGCGATCACGCGCAGCGCGATCGAAGTCGTCAGCTCGAATCTGCTAACCGATCGCGAGGATACCGCGATGATCTGGCGAGGACCGATCGTGGCCAGCGTCATTCGTCAGTTCTACGAACAAGTTCTCTGGAGCGAGCTCGACTTTTTGCTCGTCGATCTGCCGCCCGGAACCTCCGACGCCCCATTGACCGTCCTTCAGTCGCTGTCGATCGACGGCGTCGTCCTCGTCACGATGCCGCAGGCGCTTGCTACGATGGTCGTGCGCAAGGCCGCAAACTTGATCCACCAGTTGAAGAAACCGATCCTGGGGATCGTCGAGAACATGTCGTACTTCGTCGCCCCGGATACCGGCAGACAATACGACATCTTCGGACCGTCGTACGCGCAGCGAGTCGCGGAGCTCGCGCAGGCGCCGGTCCTCGCTCGCATCCCCATCGACCCGGTGAAGCTCACGCTTGCCGACGAAGGGAGAATCGAAGAGCTCGACGACCCCGTCTGTGACCTGCTCGCCGACCGGCTCGTTGCCGCGCTCGAGGCACATCCGAAGCCCAAAGAGACGATCTCGCTGGTCTGAAGCGGCCTGGGTACAACGTGGCGATGAGCACGAAAAAAGAGTGGTCGAAGGAAGTCACGCGCGGCAGCAACGCGCTCGACCTCGAGCCCGGCGTCTTCGAAAAGAAGGACCCGAAAGCGATCGCACGATCGCTGCAGCGATCCGCGCAGCAAAGCACGCGGCGTAAGAGTTCTCCGTATCGGTCGGCGATGTCGATGCTGACCTTTTACATTAATCGAGCGGGGCGAAGCCTTCCGCAAGAGCGCCGTGACATACTCGAGCGGGCGAAGGATGCGCTGCGCGCCGAGTTCGGGCGAGAGTAGAACCGGACGGTGAGCCTTCGCCAGATTCTCGTCGGCCTGGGCGTCGGATTCGGCGCAGGCTACACTTGCGTGCGCGCGGTGCAAGCGTGGCGCGAGTGGAGCGAACCGGCCGGAGCAGTCGCGAAAGACGCGCG comes from Candidatus Cybelea sp. and encodes:
- a CDS encoding TonB-dependent receptor, which gives rise to MKRQLTLRFTRASVLFLAFLLFQETWALAGVTGNLNGIVRDTAGAPIAGVKVEAVSPSQSAAATTDSTGHFLLLSLVPDTYTLSLTKGGYQPVSFSGNVVFADQTQQVSLTLTKTLRTIGRVTSQAGVSLVKSGVGGDLYSVNSAQAAAAAALGGGGNLNNAYSAMASVPGVQTSMTGAGWMTNAAYVRGQNQYYTGFEYDGIPVNRAFDNYNSSTESTLGLQELQVYTGGGPASVASAGTSGFINQVIKTGTFPGFATANVGIGTPLYYHQAQFELAGATPDRTFSYYIGLSGYNSAFGIIDNDNGESFMTPGDYFSGNATVENAIGYGFGSNQVLSTGYTCLIGTCQGVKPVCPLYGQKWDQPVATLGQQGCWQYYNGLSGVTSQIADRENVVNLHMGIPYKNGLRDDVQLLWSGSAENNYAYLTPDAVGPGNGQFIYSLYNTNYKAPTCGPESVAPGLTLNGCSRNGQIISMASIPSSIFPACNPATGGPECAPTYLAYADGVAYNLPFGTPIAKSMSSIKAPTPYFAPDTPQHAFDGPFPLNNPDVDVNQNDTGIVKLQYTHALSQSAYLRAYAYSFYSDWLENAPFNGATGQLLVGFNGAAQYQLITHTAGGALDFQDQLNDQNLLTLNGNYTTAGVSRLNNNSAIAGVEDSPIGYMTAGAGGQYTCYDPTKGTPEACVLGTSGENNDYYDTNLKGKASGKRFNCALKSVPQCFVTPTWSSTATAGPTGFGGPAGATWDSLWSGNITGSLNEVQPRFTNASLSDQFRPNDKFLVNASVRYDNFTYNLPDSLTPGDSFYAGMTANYTCVFAATNQVLTIPLQSGEFPPAPAQFVNGNCNQAAAALHPSGPHTGWVHPNGTTQNGVAAPNFSAASPASYSLDYWEPRISATYTQSPDTVWRFSAGRFTQPPITASVQYLSPSGDERSVWNNTMNLGFYSPFHPIPGVSSAQYDASLEHHFRNTDVSLKLTPFYTWVNDWQQQTFIGAGFVTQVPVGVNRVYGAEFQLNKGDFSRDGFSGQIAFTYTNSKVQFQNVPLATGGVIPNTTIALNQVISQYNALTKAGGGSPCYQGGKPVPCNTANGKVAAGFDTVLNPYYKQPQQGLIDPNGWYNPYSTAVAPNLNGAVISYISPEVASVILNYRKHKLAVTPSLSFQSGGYYGSPLDIEGLDPRTCTLNSASTGITKLSPKTNPLQCNYLTTTSAGSGAFGYLYIPDPQTGSFGFGSYQNPNFLVGNLQVTYDLTPKIRLMVLGTNLFHACFGGSSEPWTSYYPAGGNICGYTPAGSSLNSTLYPSNFYNGTGINDFAANKARTPAAFQQSYLPTLGNNGAIGGVLQPFNIYLNAQVKI
- a CDS encoding redoxin family protein, yielding MRTALVVAAVIAAFAPGPWQVGLGAEPPSLQSFDGGAGWINSPPLDAAQLRGKIVLVDFWEYTCLNCLRTLPYLREWYRRYHDDGFVIVGVHTPEFRFSGEHANVAAAVKRLNVDWPVVLDDSFAIWKRYGNTIWPHEYLYGRNGQLVESFEGEGGYQDTEARIQALLRSDQAVRKLPPIMALLPQDSYDKAGAVCYPHTPELLVGHQNIADATAQNDPSRDTNYSPSGAGPRDGAIELQGYWHLSPQAAVSGESGGYLALRYHAIQLVAVLKPERGGNTRVEVT
- a CDS encoding glutamate-1-semialdehyde 2,1-aminomutase, whose amino-acid sequence is MQGSIDRALDVLAGGCDSPVRSGWGVGLPMFVQNSARGAYAFDEAGRRYIDYVMAYGPLLFGHTHPALVQGLDALAAGGLVWGTTHPQEIHLAQRVRGHLPSMQRLRFVTSGTEAMMSAVRVARAYTGRSHVLKFAGNYHGHFDLALLDAGASAGLASARSGIPQGVSGDVLVARYNDLDSVDERLEKARGVLAAIVVEPIAANMGLVLPAEGFLEGLRRRATEIGALLIFDEVITWLRFGLGGAQGRTGIVPDLTALGKIMGGGVPIAAFGGRRDVMEALAPHGSAFTGGTHGGNPFGVAMAHRVLDLLETHPEYYTQMSGVAGRLADGIRTIFAQRGLPYAVLQLDSVVDFKFRAGAPSRDFDDARRSNRQAYAAYCAAMLERGVLLPPSQNEVMFVSTAHGQVDVEETLEAIAASLPAS
- a CDS encoding P-loop NTPase — its product is MPELQIAAQTNIKELVAHWPLAAEVLTAFGLGCSGCGVSKYETVEQGARAHGLRVEPVLAALQEARRSGGVPPIPADARRPAARAPGAFAGRTKIAHTIPIMSGKGGVGKSLVTALLAIGLRRKHFRVGILDADITGPSIPRLFGLHEPLDIQPDPVKTTPQGQPQPLMSPAITRSAIEVVSSNLLTDREDTAMIWRGPIVASVIRQFYEQVLWSELDFLLVDLPPGTSDAPLTVLQSLSIDGVVLVTMPQALATMVVRKAANLIHQLKKPILGIVENMSYFVAPDTGRQYDIFGPSYAQRVAELAQAPVLARIPIDPVKLTLADEGRIEELDDPVCDLLADRLVAALEAHPKPKETISLV
- a CDS encoding DUF3175 domain-containing protein; translated protein: MSTKKEWSKEVTRGSNALDLEPGVFEKKDPKAIARSLQRSAQQSTRRKSSPYRSAMSMLTFYINRAGRSLPQERRDILERAKDALRAEFGRE